CTCCCACAAATACTCTCCTCCTTCTGGCCAATATAAATTATCTATTTTCTACTTCTCCTGCAGTATCTGAAATTTGTGAGACAGTCACCAGGAGATAGCTATAGTCTATGTGCTAATACTATTTCAGCCTGGTTATTAAAGCAATGTGCGTCAAATCCTTAGCTGCAAGCTATTGGTGGCAGTTTATTCAATGTATTTATTGTAGCTGTCCAGGAAACACACCATATCACACCAGCATGCTCCTCACAAACATTGTGTGATAGGGGCTCCTGACAGCCCCGATAGTCAACCCTGACCTGGCTGCATAACCCTGACCTGGCTGCATAACCCAGACTGTCTGCTTTCTGCAACCACGCTGTTGGCCTAGACCCTCAATGAACGCATAAGGGACGCTCCTCACATGCCAGGGAGGTCAGATCCAGAGTCAGCATCCTCCAGTTAGGACCCACAGGCTTTGCAGGCTGCCGTAAGAGGACCAGCACCTGGTGAGAAGCCACCGGCCATGCCCAAATGTGATTCAGAGGGACCAGCCCCAGTAGGCATGTGGCAGGCAGACAGCAGCTTCCTTTGAAGTGCTCAGCCTATACGTCAGAACTGCTTGGCACAGCCCAGGGCCATGCCCTGCTGCCATGCAAATGCATGTTGGCACGGGAACGTGTTATGAGTGTGCTGGTGTTCAGCTCTAGAGCAAAACGTAAGAGGCAAGGACACAAATGTTTGCAAAACCTTGCCTTCCGTCGGTGCAGTGTCAGCGAGCCGCAGAGCTCACCTTCTGCCAGCTCATTCTCAGACCTGCTGAGCTCCTGTCCATCTTCCAATGAGGCAACCCAAGATTCCAGACAGACCTAAGCAACAGACTAACAGTCTGAAATCAcacagatgcagaaagaaaagcaggtgaAAAAGCAGCTCTGTAGCTGATACACCTCAGCTAGTCTTTTCACTGGTATTATGGATGCACTGAGCACCTGCAAAGGCTCAGACCTGCTGAGTCTTGAGACAGGGAAGAATTGCTCGCGTTGCTTTACTTGCTCTGTTTGCTCTGCACAGATTGAGGGACAGAAGCAGCTCTaagcagcagaggtgctccagcagtGCTGGATGGAGGCACCATCACAAAGGATGGTCAATGATGGCTACTTCACTCTGGCCACTCTGGCAGTCCTCCGCCAGTTATGCCAAGGGCTTGTCAGCCTCTGAACAAGACGACTTTAATGTAAGCACTGCCACAGGATCCCAGGTCCTGTCCCTGGCATCTTTTCTGAGATGCAGGCGGTTTCAAACAAACAGCACAAAACTCTTGCAATGAAGCAAAGCCCTGTCAGGACTTGTCCTTTTACATAAAAACTCTATCCAAGGTCGATAATATTACTGTAGCATACTCCATTTTCTGGGATAATGCAGACCAGACCCTCTGTGGAGGTACTGTATACGCTGGACCCCTGAGCTAACTGCTTGCAAATCTCTCCTGCAGGTCACAGAAGAGAGGGGCTCTCGCTTTCTGAAGCAACGGGCAGTACATACTGGTAAGTTTGCCATTCCTTTCCCTCATCCCCAACACCTTTGTTTACCGAGGTTTTGCAATCGCTGCCGCAGCACCCTGCTGACAGACGCCTCCCCATCTGCCTTCCTCTCTCACCACCCAGATCCTTCCCGAGCCAAACAAGCCAGGGCAGACAGAGGCAAACCTGGGCAACAAGATGCAGGGAGATAACTGGGGCCATATCGAAAGTGCGAGCATTTCTAACCCCAGGGCTGTGCAAGCTCGCTCCTTCTAGTGCAGGCACAGAccttcccagcagctctctgaGATCGGTATAACTCCCTGAACATGCAAAAGCATGGATTTGGGAGCCCATGCACACCACACCTCCCCTCCGTTCACCCTCCAGCAATTTAAGACATGGCCGCGATGTGCCATGTCAACACCGCAGCAGGCCTGACAAGTTCAGTCATTTCCAAAGGGATTTTATTACCTCAATGATGTCAATAAACAATCATGGCAAATAACTCCTAACTCAAATGTATGcagaaatggaaagggaaaggggcTGCACACATTTCCTCGGCAGCATAGATCACCGCTCACATCTCAGTGACTTGAATAGTAGCaaacatcatagaatcatagaatggtttgggttggaagggacctgaaagcccatctagttccaacccccctgctgcgggcagggacaccctccactagaccatattgcccaaagcctcgtcCAATCTGGTCTTAAACTCTTCCAGGGATGTGTTTAAGGGATGTGGGATCCttacacactttttttcttttttcccctcagttaCAGATACACTTTCCAGTGCAGAAAAGCCGAGAGCGCATCTGACAGGTAATGCTTGTTCAAAAATGAAGTGTTTCCTACAGGTATTACAGCAGATGTAGCAGTGCAATAACCTTGGTTTATATGGGTCTGATAGGATCAGGTATTGCAGGAAACATGGGGAAAATCATCATCAGCTTTGCCTTGTTGACCATGACAGATTTACAGCAGCCTGTGTTTGCAGAAAAGGGCCAATGAAGGAGGTAGTTGacagaaacttttcttcttttcacttttccaagccatttatttcattaaatgagCAGCTCTTGTAACTGAACTTAAATATGTGCCTGGTGTATTAGTGATCTGCTGAATCCTCTAGAAAAGGCAATGGAAAAAGCCCAAGTGAGCCCTCACGGAGCAGTGAATTGGGAAAAACTACCAGGTTTGGAGCAAAATCAGGTCAAATAAGACCAGTTTTAGGGCCCTTATTTTTCTGCAAGGTCTGACTTGTGCCACACACCATATTGCCATCAAATAGCCTCCTGGTTTTAGTGAGATCATCTCtgactcacattggagaaagCAAGGGAAGAGGTCTGTCCAGCTGAACCCCTCCAAGACCTTATCTTGTTTAGGAGGTGAGATCACAAAGTGGGGTGGGCTGCCATACATTTCTGAGGGGCTGCCAGCATTTGCAAGGCCACCATCTCACCACCTTAGCCTTGAAAGTCTAGCTGTCATCACACCAAGGACACTGTCCTGAGCCCTTCCCCGTCCTCATCAGCTCCAGCCACATGGAAAATTTAGGTATTaccagagaagaggaaaaagttcATAGCTGGTTCCCATGTGGATGGAGTTGAGTGCTGAAAggctctccagctgctctgacCTAAGGCAATTTATACCTCTCAAAAATACAGCTCACTGCAGAGGCTTCCCCAACACCCGGTGTGTTGTCCCAGGGGAGCATTTCGGTAACTTGAAGCGTGCAAGAACTGGCATGATGCTTCACAGAAATTCACCTACAAGGTTAAACCAATCAGCATTTCAGGGCTGATTTCTTTCCCAGTATAGTTTACTTTCCCTAATCCACAAGCACCTTCCTAACACGCATCCTTGGCCCCATCCCCTTTTGCACTCAGGTTGCTAGAGCTCCAAAACTAACCTGTCCTTGttcaaaaatcacatctttgctTAAGTGTAACTTTGCAGGAGCAAAAGGACCATGTGTGCTACTGTAAGTGTCCCTGTCTCCCCTGACTCCCCCCATGGCAGAGGGACCCAGAGGCGCCTGGTACAGCCAACTCGGAAGAGCAGCCGAAGCACTGGTCTGCTGATGGGAACTTCACTGGGTTGCACAAAAGTCCGGTTGCCACAGGGAAGCACCCAACAGTTTCTTTCAAAGTtccgcagcccccagccccatttGCAAAAATTCCTTCGCCGTCATTCCCAAGCAATCTCCCGTCCTCCTCAACCTGCTGTTTTGGGCCAGTCACTGTTTGCCATAGCAAGGagcatgaaaaggaaaaagctacAGTGATTTTATCGCTCCTTTTCTGTACAAAAAAGCTACTCCCAGGCTGCTGTGCTACATAGCCATCAGGGAACCTAATTTCCATGAGCTTATCTTTGACCTTTTTTTAGCCCAAGCATATTTTTGGTGCTGTACCCTGTGGCAATGAGTTCACGAGCTTAACAGTGCATCACagtgagaaaatatttcctgttattttaaaCTTGCTGTATAATAATTTCTTGGGTGCCACCCTGGTCTTCTCAGAAACCATGGCCTGTGCAtagaaagtgaaaaaggaataattattCTTCAGATGTTTGTTACATTCCCCCACCTCAGGTACCTTTTTCAAAGCGAAGGTGGCAGGCTACAAACTCTCACTTGTAGGAAATCTATTCCAGATCTCtgttctctctgtcttttttctagttttagGCACATATATTCTGAAGGTGAGAGCAGAGGAGTGAGAGGAATGAGAACTAGCCACAGTACTTTCATGGGAGTGCACCACTGAATTAACAGTAGTAGAATGACTCAATGTTTTGGTCTCTGTTCCTTCATGATGAATTTTCCacctgtttttcccctttttaacaCATATGGACCATTCTGAATGTATCCAAACTGGCATCAAGGTGTCCTCTCCCAGGTTGGCTATAGCTAGTGAAGAATTTCAAAATCCATGTGAATACCAAGCTAGGACTTTTCTCCATCCCCGTTCTCTCCTGTGCATTAATGTACATTTGGTGCTGACTgcgccatgccatgccatgaTCCCCTCTCTGACTTATGTGGTTGCACTTTGGATCAAGATGCAGACCAAGGCCTATTCCTTCTTGTCACCAGCCGGTGGCATGGCTGGATGAACTGTGATGCAGAAGCCCCATCAAGTACCTGGCTTGCATGTATCATGTTGCAATGGTATCTGAGCACTCCACTAAATCTGGGTAGAACATTATTTTCTGGTTCCACTTGATTGTTGGAAGTAACGACCTTTTAAGGACAGTTATTAAACTCCCAGGGCACGATCTTGAGCAACAGAGACCCTGCAGCCATGGGACTTTGCAGTACATGCTGTACAAGGGCTTTACTACAAGAGGAGACTCAGACTCTAACCTCTTGCTGAGACCAAGAGTCTGGCCTCAGCGTACAGTGTTCAGTATCAGGCTGTCACACCAGTGAGGACTAAGAATTGTAGAAACCCCACAAGTTCAGCAATATGCCACAAAATGTACCCAAAAAGTTGCCAAGCAACAGGGATTCTCCAGCAAGGGATTAAATCGAAAGGGATTTGAGGAAAGGAGAAGTAATTTCACATGTAAGGGATGCCAAAAATTTTTAGTGGATGGAAAAGTTGAAGGAACTGTAGCAACAAATCCttattaaaagcagattttatttaattcaagAATTAGCataatatgtatatttttaggAAGTATAGCTccatatatttatgaaataaataaattacaagtaCAAAGTACAACTGCTGCTAGAAAAGGAGCTATACTGTATTCAAAGGCACTtgaacaagcattttttttctcttgaccTGTATTGGAAgcatggggaaaattaattcactTGAAAATAGAGAGCATCAATAGAGCGAGCTTTAACCTAAAAGGGAGGttatagctttaaaaattatagtTGCCTAATTCTGAAAGTTATGAAATCATGTACTTCATTTGAGATGCCTGTTAGTTATAAAAAACATTGAAGAATTGAGTGTcattgacattttaaatgcGTCATTATATgaggaaaagaatatttcacATGCAGCTTCTCTtcaatttttccccaaaattgcCAAAATGGAAAAGAGCCCAGGACGTTTTCTGGAAATATTCTAATCTTTTCTGGTCCTTCCCATCTCAAGCAAGATTTCATCTGCTACCAGCTGATCTCTGAGAGCTATTACTCCAAGCTCTTGTAAACCTTAGAGTGACCCAAATGCTGCTTTAGTTTTTTTGTCAGGACTCAAACCAGTCCCTAGACACCTGAGAGGTAGATGAGGATGAAGGCAGACCATGAGtactttcactttcttttattcctctctctctgtatCAGACAAAGCTCCATTGGCTCTAAGCCTCATAGTCCCTATAATACTTCTATAATTTAGCTCAGCTTGCTATCACAATCCCTGTCTATCGTTCTCCCACACAGAAATACTTTCCTCATGTACTTTGCCTCCTGGGGAAAGATCAGAAAGATTTGCTACTTCAGCAGCACTGACAGGCAGGCTGAAAGAAGGCGATTATTTTGTTGTGCTACTCAGAGAATATGCAAGAAATTGCACTCCTAATACCTTCTTGTCTCCTTACGCATCATTTATTTCTAGCAAAAAGAGGGAAATGGATGCCACTGGGAAATGAGCATATTAGTTTTTCTGAATCTTATTTCACCCAGAATAAACCTAATGGTTATTGCCAAGAGAATTTCAAAGCTTTCCCTTACCTGCATTCAGTTTCCCTCCCTACCCATGCACACAACACCCCTTCCCCAAATACCAAATCAAAATCAACTTTAAACATTAACTCAAGCTCATGAAAAAGATCTCATTTCCTGGAAATCAGTTACCTCAGTCTTTCTCAGCATTTAACATTAACTTTCCAGGTTCGTTTTAATACCTGGCAGAATCTTAATGGGTttcatcctcttccttttcactGCCTCAGCTGCTGTTATACCACAACAATTTTATGTGGCAGTcaggaaagagcagagagaacTCTTTTGCTTCCCTCCAGAAAAATGAATAAGTACTAGGGCTTATTCTGGCTGTTCTgtgagagaaattaaaacagcGGAGGAGAGGCGAAGGGAATAGGGCAGCAGTTCCCTGATTCTTCCCCTGAGATCCCTGCAGCCAGGGGAACATCCTTGGCTTGGATCAGACTAACGCTGGGGTTTGGATTAGAGCTCTGCTTGTAATCAGCTAATTACAAGGCTGGGGAAAAGTCTGGAGGAAAGCTGAGGCTAACACCAACCTTAGTGTTTTGTTCcagcaaagtattttgaaaaaaaaaattgagataaaaATGGTGCTGAATATAATGTGTTGCTTTGGAAATGGGTCTTTTGAAGCACAGTGGGGTCTTCTGGGTTTTTGGTAAAATCAAATGACACTGGTAAACCAAAGGCAATTCTACAGCAAAAGATTTCATTGCAAacactgaggaagaaaagcttgaGACAAGGGCTAACAAACCCTAACATCCTTCAGAGGAGACTTGGCAGGAGGAGAAGTTCAAATGTCTCGGTGCTTGGTGATAGATCATGCTGATCACTGTGAAGCTTTTGCAAGCCCAGTAGTATCTGTCTAAGAAACACAATCGCAATCCATTGGTACTGAAGAAAATGATGCTTTAGTATTTCTTATTACTGTCCCAAACCATTAGGTACAGGCATGGTACCCATGCATACAATTGTCCCAGCACTGGTTTCACTTAAGGACAAGGTTTTTACTCTGTAAATAGGTAAGATAGCACCCTGGACCTGCAGGGTAAAGCCATCTGTATTGCTCCACAATGCCATGAGACTCagtctttaggaaggacagtCTCATCATTTGGGATCTGACCATAACCAGGCCATCCAGTCGCAACATACCCCTTCAGGCATCCTGTACTGGCCAAGGTCTTCCAAAAGCATCCTTGGCTTTCACTCCTGATTGCTCAGATCTGGACACCCTATGGAGACCCTCCCAAAATATCACTGGACAGTTGGCCTGCAGCCAATTCATCTCAGTTTTCAAGCTGTAAAATAAGAACATCTCTGTCCTAGCATTTTGATTACCCTATTTAAATTGCTTGCCCTTTGTAGTAGAGATCTCACATTACATTCAGCAGCATATCCCCGGCTGTAGCAAACTAATccacctcttctccctctctcttcctcctgcagtgAAGAAACAAGATCTCACCAACACCATGGGAAACCATCTGCCAATCCTGCAGTGGGAAGACAAGCGAGGCTTGGCCTTTACCAAGAACAACTTGAGTTATTCCAGCAACGCACTGGTGATACCTGTGTCTGGGGACTACTATGTCTATGCTCAGGTCACTTTCCGAGGGCCCattgaaaattacagtaaaactAATTCTGTCACTGAGATCATCACCAAAGTCACTGACAGTTACCCCGAGCCCACCCAGCTGCTGACTGGCACCAAGACCCTCAGTGAAAAGGGAAACAGCTGGTTCCAGCCCATTTATCTGGGCGCTGTGGTCTCCTTAGAAGTAGGAGACAAGCTAATGGTCAACGTTAGTGACATCAAGCTGGTAGATTACACTAAGGAGCACAAAACTTTCTTTGGTGCCTTTTTACTGTAggtcccaggcagcagctggtgaGGGCTTCCCTTCAGGGCCCTGGTGTGACCGCGCTGGACCTTGGCTTTTGTGGGTGTGCGTCGGGGTGCGATCTCTGTACTGTTATCCTTCTTCTGCACTGTcattcccctgcagctccctgcagccttaAATTAAGGGGTAGGGAAAGCTGAAGTGGCAGGTTgaattgaaacaaacaaacaaacaaaacccaaaacaaaacagaaaaatgaaaagtcggattggaggaaaaaacatatttttgaaagtaaaaactGAGAGCTCTTCAAAACTTTGTAAGTTAGGGAGGAACAGTTTATACCTGTGGGTAGGAATATTGCTCTTGAATATTGCAGCTACGCTACATCACTAGTTCCACCTCCAATGCACAACTTCCTCAActcaaaaaagtgttttgaactTTCTCCAGCACTTCCAGTATAGTTTTGCATGACCCTTCTTCAGATTCTCAGTTCTAAAAGGTAATTACTTTTCATCGTTTCCTTATGAACAGATTTGCTCAGTACTTTGCACTAACATAAAGCTCGGATTAATCGTTAACTGCTTAATTAATCCCTTCCAACTTCCCTGTAAAGTAGATTAAAATTATATCTTGTGCTTTGCAGAAGcaacttgaaattttttttccccaagaaattGTTTACAGTTCTTTAAGTCAACATACAGTCTCAAAACTTTATGTAAAATTTCTAGggaacacacacaaacactttCTGTTTCAGCATGAAAGTGGAATCTCCCTGCCTGGCCCTAAcattaggaaaacagaaaagacaaggCAGAGAGAGACACACAGCAAAATTTTCCACACTTTTTTAATTCAACCACTGAAATTTTGAGAGAAAACCTCtgcaatattttgctttccattatGTTTAATGCAAAGCAAGCGCAACTAAAGAAATCACTGTCTTGGTGCTCCCCCTTGCAACCATTGACAATGCTGGAGTGGTCCCCTGACCACAAGGGACTCCCCAGACTTTCGCTGGGTGAAGGCTGACAACCAGTAGTCCCTACACAAGATCAAAAGACCAAAGAGACAATCATGGCATGGCACAGCCAGGTGCGGAGCTCAGGAATGTTTAGTTTCCCACCTTgcacttatttattttcatagacCTTACTGTTTCTCAGGGAAATTCCCCggctttccttctcctcccacaaTAAATACATCACTGACAATGGCTCAAGTAATGTTCTCGTAGATTTGGACTTTACACCTTAACTTCCAGGAGGTCTCACACCTGAGCACCTaccacccagctgctctgcaatgACCAGGCTTCACTCTCTACaagtctttctctttcctgcctcACCTTATTAGATTTCCTCCAGTTTCCACTTCTGGGCCAGAAGTGACAGCAAGGCTTGATTGCCTAGTTAACGTTTCCACTTACATGGTGGGGCCCAAAAGCAAACAGTTAGTGTTGGGGAGGCACTGAGGTTGGGGAATACATAGCACTGGGGATGGGGGATTGTAGCCAAAGAGATCAAATGGGCAGAGGACTTCTCTGGTAGAGACAGCCTGGAGACTGTGTGTGATATTGCAGCCCAACCAGCAGTGAGACCAGACTGTTTTGTCCACACTGAGCCTCTTCCTAGCAGGAGACAATTTATTACGATATAAAGATCCGTTTGAGCTGACAAGGAAAAGTCCGGAGCACAGAGAAAGATCAAGGCACGCTGGGGgtgaagggagaagaggagcagagcaggaggtgtGAGATCCAAGCAACACCAGGATCTCTGCCTCTTCATGGCTTGGAGTAAGCAACTTCATGGTGACAGCATGGCTATACCTCTTAAACCTAGCAGGTCTTTTACGTAGTCAATCAATCATCTcagaaaagaaggctttttGACCATCCTTCCCTATTCTGCAATTCCTGGGTCCCATAGTAGGTCTCAGTCCTTCACTGTTTTATCTACACTGAAACAGCATTAAACACATCACAAAAGCTCAGAGATCATCATCTTGCCCTGCCCTTCTTTCCTCAGTGGGTATCTGTCTTGCTTCCAGATTCTCCTTGAATCTAGTCGTTGGGTGTTGGTCCACTATACAACACTGCGCATCTAGAAGACCTTGACAATGTCCCTGCATCAAAACCTCATGACAGTTTGGCTTCCCATCCTTTCTTTGActtgttcttcatttttcccCATGTCTCAGCTGTCTTCTTGATCTCTTTCTCCCACGGGCACCTTCCTGCCCCTGTCCATTAGGTATAAGGACACCTCTTTGTCCAGATCTCATTTTCTACATGTAACTTCTCTCTTACAATCACCCCAGTGCACAGAGAAAACTGGCCCCTGAAAATAGGGCAGGATGGCAGAAAGATCCTGCCAGCAGGTGCAAATGCTCTTGGTCAGAAAGACCCTCTCACATCTTTATTAGCTAGATTCACCTCCATCTTTAAGTCCTTACTCCTATGTTTCCTCCACCTGTTCAGCCTTTTCTTTTACGCTGAAATTGAGATGGGAGCAGTTATTCCCCATGTATCTGTTCAGTACCTAACACACACAATGTGGCCTCATTACTTCTCAGAAAGGGTGTCTGGTCATTCAGCTCCTTGGCAGGACTGTTTTTACTGCTCAGAATCCCCCACCACCACACTAAAATCTGGTGAAATCTTGCTCTCTTGGCAGTTCAAGACAAGATTATTCTTTGGGAAACCCTAAGACTTTCCTTATCTCAGATTTTCTAAAGTGTTCTCTCAACGCCCCACGTTGAGTCCTTCTGAGCTTCTGATCCTTAGTTGTGCGCCCAAAATGGGATCTGAACTCATGAAATTTGCAGCTCTTGCAGACCACCACATATGGCACTTTAGGTCACTAGCACACAAAACAACACGGTGAATCTCATAAAGGGAAAACTTAAAAGTGGCCTGTCCAGGACAGGTGATTCTCAGCAACTAGGTAGGAAAGTTTCTGTGAAATGTATACAGGATGAATTTGGTTTATCCTTGGAGAAAATGGGGGTGCAAATTTCTACAGGTGAGATGTAGCACTCTTCTGGGGCCATAACGCAATCCTGATAGGCTTGTACAGCAGATTTCCATAAAAACTGTATCTAAAGTCATCATCCCTTAATGCCTGGTGTGCTGAATGATGGTAAATATGAGGTCTCGGGGAGAGGAGTGGTGAGTGCAGTTTTTGGCATACAATAAAAGAGCCTTCTGTGggatatatacacatatatacatatttgtgtATATTCCATAGAAGTTCTAGGATGCCTGTTGGCAATGAGTCCTTCCTACCACAAGGAAAATAGTTTGTGGCCACCGTACACTAATGATAaatttcacaaacaaaaaaattgcctgctgcagctccattACAGGTGTGACTCTCTTGATCCATTATCCAtggcacaaaaatatttattttcgTCCTGTTAGAACAAGCTTTTGCACCCTGTCACACACACCAGCTTTTAGCACACTTAGCACACTAGCACATTTTATATGACAAAGTAATATATCTGGCATTACTTGTTTTAAAGTGGTGCAGGCATATTAATCCGCACATCTATCCTAGTGGaaattctctctttctctctttttttcccctctcagtgCTAATAATGTTTCTGTACCAGTGACCAGCAAATATAATAAGTGTGCAGGGGCGGATTCTGACCCTGTTGTATATCAGATAGTCAATGTCATGAAGTCAGAGTAAAGCCACTTAAGTGAGACAGAGGTCAAGCTTAAAGGGAAATATCTCAAACTGAACCCAAGCTGTGGATTCTCAGATTTTTCCAAAGCTAAATAAGGACAGAAGTGTTCTCAGAAACTTGTGTTTATTGAAttagaaaattttctttaacataaaTCATTTCTGGAGATGTGAAAATGCACATGCATCAGCATTTTCAATTGAATGAGAACATGATGAAATCCAGTCATGTGAACAAGTGACCTTTCAGTCTGTGGtcaaactgaaaatatgttttgttttgggtggaTGTGAAACTAAAAGAGTTATAAGAAAAAATCCAAGATGCAGAAAAAGGGTGAAATAGGCAGCTCATGctaaaagagttaaaaatacatttcaggttTTGACCCTTACATTTCTtggcggggcagggggggaagcaCTTTTCAGAACAATacaattgaaagaaaaaataacagatttttttttaatatgaagtctgataaaaatattttagttcttCACAATTCTCTTCTTCCCTAATCTCTTTAATCCCCAAAAAACTAACACTCAATATATCCtaaattcataaaaatgttCACTTACCTACCACTTCCTTTCCCCTTAACAAACAAGTATTGGTAAATAAACATTAACTTTCCGTATACATACGGAAGCAGATTTAAATCAAGCTAAAAGGATCACAGCTGCAATCTTACCATCATATACTTGTGCTGTACTTAGTCCTGAGCATGTAGCTACATGATACATGCATGTATCATTGTAAAAGTGAGCTCAGTTTTCCTATTTGGTGTACAGGATCAGTAAAATCTATATTGCTCCATTTAAAAGTGGATAAAAAGTTTTACCTATGTTTACTCTCAACTGCATCATTATAGGAGCAACCCTCCAAAGCAAGGAGTGCTTACATGGACCATCTCCAGCACACGTATGTTGGCAGGAATAGGGTCTAGAGGTGGAAAGTTGAAGGTCACATTCCTTAGCAAATTATAACCCAAATGACAAAAAAGATGCTGCTGAGATGATTTTGGACATAAGAGTTCAGTGGATAGTAGGATGACCAGACCCCTAGTACGAAGGGACGCTGCCAGGCTATACTGAACCGCAGCACAGACCAAGTGGAATGGATTAAGCTATTCACTTGCGATTTTCAACACGgatatttcagaattttgaagGAATCTCATTTTTCACCTCTGTATGGTATAACTGACCACACTGCGCTTTGTTTTATTAATGTCCTGAGTGGCCCATCATTTCAGATGAGAAATGAGGAGAAAGTTCATTCTTTAGAAGAATCAGAAAATGTCAAGAATTTTTGCCCAGATCTGGGTATTAGACACCAGTATAGCATTTTGCTATtgtaatgtattttcatataaGTGACTGTTTATTGTCTCGTGCTTCAGTGCTGATATGTGTCTTTACCAGTAGAACTGACTTAGCTTCTTGTTTCTAAGTTTTa
This genomic stretch from Balearica regulorum gibbericeps isolate bBalReg1 chromosome 20, bBalReg1.pri, whole genome shotgun sequence harbors:
- the TNFSF15 gene encoding tumor necrosis factor ligand superfamily member 15 isoform X1, yielding MDRVAEITLEEAAPGTNQASRMHLREDLRRIRCAVLLCLLSVLLLALPTAYLLVGNLRAPSSCAGQVTEERGSRFLKQRAVHTVTDTLSSAEKPRAHLTVKKQDLTNTMGNHLPILQWEDKRGLAFTKNNLSYSSNALVIPVSGDYYVYAQVTFRGPIENYSKTNSVTEIITKVTDSYPEPTQLLTGTKTLSEKGNSWFQPIYLGAVVSLEVGDKLMVNVSDIKLVDYTKEHKTFFGAFLL
- the TNFSF15 gene encoding tumor necrosis factor ligand superfamily member 15 isoform X2, producing MDRVAEITLEEAAPGTNQASRMHLREDLRRIRCAVLLCLLSVLLLALPTAYLLVGNLRAPSSCAGQVTEERGSRFLKQRAVHTVKKQDLTNTMGNHLPILQWEDKRGLAFTKNNLSYSSNALVIPVSGDYYVYAQVTFRGPIENYSKTNSVTEIITKVTDSYPEPTQLLTGTKTLSEKGNSWFQPIYLGAVVSLEVGDKLMVNVSDIKLVDYTKEHKTFFGAFLL